Proteins from a single region of Megalopta genalis isolate 19385.01 chromosome 3, iyMegGena1_principal, whole genome shotgun sequence:
- the uif gene encoding sushi, von Willebrand factor type A, EGF and pentraxin domain-containing protein uif isoform X2 yields MLIRELATALVAVLLCHLQLTESQVPATNVFTCPNGWELRGIHCYKFFNIRHSWGKAAELCRRYGSELMVVESYSENNMSASMIGRHLDRYWLGLASADDLRTNTLESAAGMLVSQYAGFWASRQPNPQSGECVDVALTDDRQTWELTTCESLLPFMCRANACPAGSFHCSNRKCVNAAFKCDKQDDCGDFSDEIDCPANCQFYMASSGDVVESPNYPHKYAPLSNCKWTLEGPQGHNILLQFQEFETEKSFDIVQILVGGRTEEKSVNLATLSGKQELSNKLFVSASNFMIIKFSTDSSVERKGFRASWKTEPQTCGGILRATPQGQVLTSPGYPQNYPGGLECLYILQAQPGRIMSLEIEDLDLEMNRDYILIRDGDSPMSRPIARLTGKSEDNPTVIMSTGSSLYLYLKTSLGDSRRGFSIRYTQGCKATIIARNGTVQSPSFGLNDYPNNQECLYRVKNPQGGPLSLKFVSFNVHKTDFVQIYDGPNTNGLRLHPGNGFTSNTRPKITLTAESGEMLVRFTSDALHSSAGWQAEFSADCPYLQSGEGALASSRDTAFGTPVTFSCPLGQEFATGKPKITTECLPSGNWSVTYIPNCQEVYCGPVPQIDNGFSIGSSNVTYKGLATYQCYAGFAFPSGRPTEKISCMADGRWEKKPSCLASQCSPLPEAPHSNITILNGGGRSYGTIVRFECEPGYVRSGHPVILCMSNGTWSDEVPTCSRAKCPLLPTIKNGFVVDMSRDYFYGDEARVQCNRGYKLSGSNIIQCGPNQHFDNVPTCEDINECASSQCDLASTECINNPGAFTCKCKTGFAPTMECRPIGDLGLINGGIPDESITVSSSENGYMKTGIRLNNGDGWCGNNIEPGTNWVMIDMKAPTIIRGFRTQVVARVDGNIAYTSAVRIQYTDDLTDAFKDYTNPDGTPVEFRILEPTLSVLNLPVPIEARYIRFRIQDYIGAPCMKLEIMGCTRLECTDVNECAINNGGCHQKCINNPGSYACMCNTGYELYKGNGTAGFYIEKYETGDRDGDLYQKNKTCVPVMCPALSAPENGKTLSTKQQHHFGDLVKFQCNFGYVLSGSSAVICTSSGVWNGTTPECQYAKCVSLPDDKNEGLSVVRSDEASVLVPFKQNVTLKCGSNGRYLRNTASSGFRQCVYDPKPGLPDYWLSGAQPACPRADCGKPLPTPGAEYGQYLDTKYQSSFFFGCQDTFKLAGQTNRHDNVVRCQANGIWDFGNLRCEGPVCEDPGRPSDGFQVARSYEQGSEVQFGCSRPGYILINPRPIVCVREPECKVVKPLGLASGRIPDSAINATSEKPNYEAKNVRLNSVTGWCGKQEAFTYVSVDLGQVFRVKAILVKGVVTNDIVGRPTEIRFFYKQAENENYVVYFPNFNLTMRDPGNYGELAMITLPKYVQARFVILGIVSYMDNACLKFELMGCEEPVAEPLLGYDYGFSPCVDNEPPVFQNCPQQPIVVQKGADGGLLPVNFTEPTAIDNSGSIARLEVKPHSFRTPLRVFEDTVVKYVAFDYDGNVAICEINITVPDLTPPKLSCPQSYVIELIDKQESYTVNFNETRRRINATDASGPVKITFVPERAIIPIGSFENVTVYATDSSGNRASCHFQVSVQATPCVDWELKPPAHGGLKCVPGDKGLQCVATCKNGFRFTDGAPTKTFTCDVNKHWSPASVVPDCVSENTQQANYHVVAAVTYRANGAVSRSCLPQYQDLMSQYYMNLNNILTQRCSAVNVNMNVSFVRSVPYLLEENVLKMDFILVIVPAVRQPQLYDLCGSTLNLIFDLSVPSTSAVIEPLLNVSAIGNQCPPLRALKSSITRGFTCSIGEVLNMDTNDVPRCLHCPAGTFAGEKQKQCTSCPKGFYQNSDRQGSCLRCPFGTYTREEGSKSIDDCIPVCGYGTYSPTGLVPCLECPRNSFTGEPPIGGYKDCQTCPAGTFTYQPSAPGRDRCRAKCSPGMYSDTGLAPCAQCPKDFFQPQHGATTCVECPTNMYTDAPGAVGREECKPVQCTDSVCQHGGLCVPMGHGVQCLCPAGFSGRRCEIDIDECASQPCYNGATCIDLPQGYRCQCANGYSGVNCQEEKSDCSNETCPERAMCKDEPGFNNYTCLCRSGYTGVDCDITINPCTASGNPCNNGATCVALQQGRYKCDCLPGWEGQSCEINTDDCAEKPCLLGANCTDLIADFSCDCPPGFTGKRCHEKIDLCSGNPCLNGICVDNLFSHECICHPGWTGSACETNINECSAKPCRNNGQCIDQVDGYTCTCEPGYTGKQCQHTIDDCSSDPCQNGGTCLDQLEGFVCKCRPGFVGLQCEAELDECLSDPCSPVGTDRCVDLDNTFVCHCREGYTGAACEINIDDCASGPCLNGATCRDEVGGFKCACPEGWTGVHCEIDVGMCQNHPCQNDAACVDLFMDYFCVCPSGTDGKQCETAPERCIGNPCMHNGRCQDFGSGLNCTCPDDYTGIGCQYEYDACQAGACKNGATCVDDGPGFTCVCPPGYTGKTCEEDIVDCKENSCPPSATCIDLTGKFFCQCPFNLTGDDCRKSIQVDYDLYFSDPARSSAAQVIPFFTGGSKSLTVAMWVQYIQKDEAGIFFTLYAVSSPHVPTNRRLMIQAHSNGVQVSLFHDLQDVYLPFREYATINDGQWHHVAVVWNGDNGGELILITEGLIASKTEGYGSGRSLPAYAWAVLGKPQSENSKGYTESGFQGHLTKVQIWSRALHVTNEIQKQVRDCRTEPVLYQGLVLTWAGYDETVGGVERVVPSHCGQRVCPPGYGGSKCQQLESDKIPPKVDHCPGDLWVIAKNGSSIVTWDEPRFIDNVGIARIQEKNGHKSGQTLMWGTYDISYVAYDQAGNSASCNFKVYVLSDFCPELADPIGGTQQCKDWGSGGQFKVCEIFCNSGLRFSQEVPKFYTCGAEGFWRPTNDPSLPLIYPACTSATPAQRVFRIKMNFPTSVLCNEAGQGVLKKKVRDAVNSLNRDWNFCSYSFEGTRECKDLNIDVQCDHRARTTRETNEEDGGTYIISAVVPAESDPILNANSNERATVQTLLERLILEEDQFDVHDILPNTVPDPASLTLESDYDCPVGQVVMAPDCVPCAVGTYYDEESKQCLSCPIGSYQSESGQLKCSSCPVIAGRPSVTVGPGARSAADCKERCPAGKYYDDVAGLCRNCGHGFYQPNEGSFSCLLCGLGKTTRTAEAVSREECRDECGSGQQLAVEGKCEPCPRGSYRTQGVQAACQSCPLGRTTPNMGSASIEECSLPVCDPGTYLNGTLNECMQCKKGMYQSEPQQTFCIPCPPNTSTKGAAATSKADCTNPCETSDAEMHCDANAYCLLIPETSDFKCECKPGYNGTGTECTDVCMGYCDNEGACLKDSRGQPSCRCSGSFTGKRCTEKSEFFYITGGIAGGVILIIFVVLLVWMICVRASRKKEPKKMLTPATDQNGSQVNFYYGAPTPYAESIAPSHHSTYAHYYDDEEDGWEMPNFYNETYMKESLHNGKMNSLARSNASIYGTKDDLYDRLKRHAYPGKKDKSDSDSEGQ; encoded by the exons TTCCAAGAATTCGAGACGGAGAAGAGCTTCGACATAGTGCAGATCCTGGTCGGCGGCCGTACGGAGGAGAAGTCCGTGAACCTGGCGACGCTGTCCGGCAAGCAGGAGCTGAGCAACAAGCTGTTCGTATCAGCCTCGAACTTTATGATCATTAAATTCAGCACGGACTCTTCCGTGGAGAGGAAAGGTTTCCGTGCTTCTTGGAAGACCGAACCGCAGACCTGCGGCGGTATTCTGCGAGCGACGCCTCAAGGACAAGTGCTCACTTCGCCGGGATATCCGCAGAATTATCCGGGAGGCTTGGAATGTCTCTACATCCTGCAAGCGCAGCCTGGCCGTATCATGTCTTTGGAG ATCGAGGACTTGGATCTCGAAATGAACCGTGATTACATTCTCATCCGAGACGGTGACTCGCCGATGAGCAGACCAATCGCCCGGCTGACAGGAAAATCGGAGGATAATCCGACGGTGATCATGTCGACCGGCAGCAGCCTCTACCTGTACCTGAAAACGAGCCTCGGCGACTCGAGGCGCGGATTCAGCATCCGATACACCCAGGGATGCAAAGCGACGATCATCGCGAGGAACGGGACCGTTCAGTCGCCGTCATTCGGGCTGAATGACTACCCTAACAATCAGGAATGCTTGTACAGAGTGAAGAACCCGCAAGGAGGGCCGCTGTCCTTGAAATTCGTCAGCTTCAACGTTCACAAGACTGATTTTGTACAG ATCTACGATGGTCCAAACACTAACGGACTCAGGCTGCACCCTGGGAACGGATTCACGTCCAACACTCGACCGAAAATCACGCTCACTGCCGAGAGCGGAGAGATGCTGGTCCGGTTCACTTCGGACGCTCTGCACAGCAGCGCTGGCTGGCAAGCTGAGTTTTCAGCAG ACTGTCCGTACCTTCAATCGGGCGAAGGAGCTCTGGCCTCCAGCAGGGACACCGCGTTCGGCACACCTGTCACGTTCTCGTGTCCCTTGGGCCAGGAGTTCGCAACCGGCAAGCCCAAGATCACCACAGAGTGCCTCCCAAGCGGGAACTGGTCCGTCACTTACATCCCCAACTGCCAGGAGGTCTACTGCGGCCCAGTCCCACAAATTGACAACGGCTTCTCCATCGGGTCGTCCAACGTCACTTACAAAGGCTTGGCTACCTACCAGTGCTACGCCGGCTTCGCGTTCCCATCCGGTCGACCGACCGAGAAGATCTCGTGCATGGCCGATGGCAGATGGGAGAAGAAGCCTTCTTGTTTGG CCTCGCAGTGCTCGCCACTTCCCGAAGCCCCCCATTCGAATATCACGATCCTGAACGGTGGAGGTCGCAGTTACGGAACCATAGTTAGGTTCGAGTGCGAGCCAGGGTACGTCAGAAGCGGACACCCTGTTATCCTCTGTATGAGCAACGGTACCTGGTCCGACGAGGTGCCAACGTGTTCCA GAGCAAAGTGTCCATTGCTGCCCACGATCAAGAACGGTTTCGTGGTGGACATGTCCAGGGACTACTTTTATGGCGACGAAGCGAGGGTGCAATGCAACAGAGGCTACAAACTATCCGGCTCGAACATCATACAGTGTGGACCGAATCAGCACTTCGATAACGTTCCTACTTGCGAAG ATATCAACGAGTGTGCGTCGAGCCAATGCGATCTGGCCTCCACCGAATGCATAAACAATCCCGGAGCGTTCACCTGCAAGTGCAAGACTGGCTTCGCTCCTACCATGGAGTGCAGGCCAATCGGGGACCTTGGGCTCATCAACGGGGGCATTCCTGATGAGTCGATCACCGTTTCGAGCTCCGAAAATGGATACATGAAGACG GGTATCCGTCTGAACAACGGCGACGGCTGGTGCGGCAACAACATCGAGCCGGGGACCAACTGGGTGATGATCGACATGAAGGCTCCCACTATCATCCGCGGGTTCCGAACCCAGGTCGTTGCCAGAGTAGACGGCAACATAGCGTACACGTCGGCAGTTCGCATACAATACACCGACGACCTGACGGACGCCTTCAAGGACTACACGAACCCTGACGGCACCCCGGTCGAGTTCAGAATCCTGGAGCCAACCCTGTCCGTTCTGAACCTGCCGGTGCCGATCGAGGCACGGTACATAAGGTTCAGGATACAGGACTACATCGGCGCGCCCTGCATGAAGCTGGAAATCATGGGATGCACTCGTCTGGAGTGCACGGACGTGAACGAATGCGCCATCAACAACGGCGGCTGCCATCAGAAGTGCATCAACAATCCTGGCAGCTACGCTTGCATGTGCAACACGGGCTACGAGTTGTACAAGGGCAACGGCACGGCTGGATTCTACATCGAGAAGTATGAAACTGGGGACAGGGATGGCGACTTGTACCAGAAGAATAAGACGTGCGTGCCTGTCATGTGTCCTGCCCTGTCCGCGCCGGAGAATGGAAAGACCTTGTCGACCAAG CAACAACATCACTTCGGCGATTTAGTCAAGTTCCAGTGCAACTTCGGCTACGTGTTGTCCGGATCATCGGCCGTCATTTGTACGTCCAGCGGCGTTTGGAACGGCACTACTCCGGAGTGTCAGT ATGCGAAGTGCGTGTCCTTGCCGGACGACAAGAACGAGGGTCTGTCGGTGGTCCGCAGCGACGAAGCGAGCGTCCTGGTGCCATTCAAGCAGAACGTCACCCTGAAGTGCGGCAGCAACGGTCGCTACCTTCGCAACACAGCTTCCTCCGGTTTCCGTCAGTGCGTCTACGACCCTAAACCAGGTCTCCCGGACTACTGGCTCTCGGGAGCTCAACCTGCCTGTCCCAGAGCCGACTGCGGGAAGCCGCTGCCCACTCCTGGCGCCGAATACGGTCAGTACTTGGACACGAAGTACCAGTCGTCCTTCTTCTTCGGCTGCCAAGACACGTTCAAGCTCGCTGGACAGACGAACCGGCACGACAACGTCGTCAGGTGCCAAGCGAACGGTATTTGGGACTTCGGCAACCTTCGGTGCGAGGGTCCAGTCTGCGAGGACCCTGGCAGGCCCAGCGACGGCTTCCAGGTAGCCAGGAGCTACGAGCAGGGATCGGAAGTCCAGTTCGGCTGCAGCAGACCCGGGTACATTCTCATCAATCCAAGACCAATCGTCTGCGTCCGCGAGCCGGAGTGCAAGGTCGTGAAGCCTTTGGGCTTGGCTTCCGGTCGCATCCCGGACTCCGCCATCAACGCGACCTCCGAGAAGCCGAACTACGAAGCGAAGAACGTCCGGCTGAACTCCGTGACCGGCTGGTGCGGCAAGCAAGAGGCCTTCACGTACGTCAGCGTCGATCTTGGCCAAGTGTTCCGCGTGAAGGCGATCCTGGTGAAGGGAGTGGTCACGAACGACATCGTCGGCAGGCCCACGGAGATCAGGTTCTTCTACAAGCAGGCCGAGAACGAGAACTACGTCGTCTACTTCCCCAACTTCAATCTGACGATGCGGGATCCCGGGAACTACGGCGAACTGGCGATGATCACCCTGCCTAAATATGTTCAAGCGCGGTTCGTCATCTTGGGCATCGTCAGCTATATGGACAACGCGTGTCTCAAGTTCGAGCTGATGGGCTGCGAGGAGCCTGTCGCGGAACCACTTCTCGGCTACGATTATGGCTTCTCTCCGTGCGTCGACAACGAGCCTCCGGTCTTCCAGAACTGTCCCCAGCAGCCGATCGTCGTCCAGAAGGGAGCCGATGGAGGACTTCTGCCTGTTAACTTCACCGAGCCCACTGCTATCGACAACAGCGGCAGCATTGCCCGTCTCGAGGTGAAACCTCACAGCTTTAGGACACCTCTGAGGGTGTTCGAGGATACTGTGGTGAAGTACGTGGCGTTCGACTACGACGGAAACGTCGCTATCTGCGAGATTAACATCACTGTTCCAG ACTTGACGCCACCCAAACTGAGCTGTCCCCAGAGCTACGTGATCGAGCTGATCGACAAGCAGGAAAGTTACACGGTGAATTTCAACGAAACTAGAAGACGAATCAACGCGACCGACGCTTCCGGGCCAGTGAAGATCACTTTCGTGCCGGAAAGAGCGATAATACCGATCGGCAGCTTCGAAAATGTGACCGTCTACGCGACTGACTCCAGCGGCAACAGAGCATCCTGTCATTTCCAAGTCTCCGTACAAGCTACTCCCTGCGTTGACTGGGAGCTGAAGCCTCCGGCTCATGGAGGATTGAAGTGTGTGCCCGGTGACAAGGGTCTGCAGTGCGTAGCGACCTGCAAGAACGGCTTCAGGTTCACCGACGGTGCTCCCACGAAGACGTTCACCTGTGACGTGAACAAGCACTGGTCCCCCGCTTCGGTTGTTCCCGATTGCGTCTCTGAGA ACACTCAGCAGGCTAACTATCACGTGGTGGCAGCGGTGACTTATCGCGCAAACGGCGCAGTCTCGAGATCTTGCCTCCCGCAGTACCAGGACCTCATGTCTCAGTACTACATGAACTTGAATAACATCCTGACGCAACGTTGCTCCGCTGTCAACGTAAACATGAACGTGTCTTTCGTGCGATCCGTCCCCTATTTGCTGGAAGAGAACGTGCTGAAG atGGACTTCATTCTCGTCATCGTCCCGGCCGTACGGCAGCCCCAGTTGTACGATCTTTGCGGATCTACGCTGAACCTGATCTTCGATCTCTCCGTTCCTTCGACCAGCGCTGTGATAGAGCCTCTGTTGAACGTCTCTGCCATTGGCAATCAGTGTCCACCTCTCAGGGCATTGAAGTCGTCTATTACCAGAGGGTTCACGTGCAGTATCGGCGAGGTTCTGAACATGGACACCAACGATGTTCCACGATGCT TGCACTGTCCCGCGGGCACCTTCGCCGGAGAGAAGCAGAAGCAATGTACATCCTGTCCAAAGGGTTTCTATCAAAACAGCGACCGCCAAGGCTCCTGCCTGCGCTGTCCATTCGGCACGTACACGAGGGAAGAGGGTTCGAAGAGCATAGACGACTGCATCCCAGTTTGTGGATACGGCACCTACTCGCCCACGGGTCTGGTGCCATGTCTCGAATGTCCCAGGAACAGCTTCACCGGCGAACCTCCGATCGGAGGCTACAAAGACTGCCAGACCTGTCCAGCAGGAACCTTCACCTACCAGCCGTCCGCGCCAGGTCGCGACCGATGCAGAGCGAAGTGCTCTCCCGGCATGTACTCGGACACTGGCCTAGCACCCTGCGCCCAATGTCCCAAGGACTTTTTCCAGCCGCAGCACGGGGCGACGACATGCGTCGAATGCCCAACGAACATGTACACCGATGCTCCAGGTGCGGTTGGTCGAGAGGAATGCAAGCCTGTGCAGTGCACCGACAGTGTCTGCCAGCACGGTGGTTTGTGCGTTCCCATGGGCCACGGTGTTCAGTGTCTTTGCCCTGCCGGCTTCTCTGGAAGGCGATGCGAGATCGACATCGACGAATGCGCTTCCCAGCCTTGCTACAACGGCGCGACCTGCATCGATTTGCCACAGGGATACAGGTGCCAGTGCGCCAATGGGTACTCCGGGGTGAACTGCCAGGAGGAGAAGTCGGACTGCAGCAATGAAACCTGCCCAGAGAGGGCCATGTGCAAGGATGAGCCTGGGTTCAATAATTACACGTGTCTCTGCAGGTCCGGGTACACCGGAGTCGACTGTGACATCACG ATAAACCCCTGCACCGCGAGCGGAAACCCTTGCAACAACGGCGCGACGTGCGTAGCCCTGCAGCAAGGTCGCTACAAGTGCGACTGCCTGCCAGGCTGGGAAGGTCAGAGCTGCGAGATCAACACCGACGACTGCGCGGAGAAGCCTTGCCTACTAGGAGCCAACTGTACCGATTTAATCGCGGACTTCAGCTGCGACTGTCCTCCAGGATTCACCGGCAAGCGCTGCCACGAGAAGATCGACCTATGTTCAGGAAATCCTTGTCTGAACGGCATCTGCGTGGACAACCTGTTCAGCCACGAGTGCATCTGCCATCCCGGGTGGACCGGTTCAGCCTGCGAGACCAACATCAACGAATGCTCCGCGAAACCCTGTCGCAACAACGGCCAGTGCATCGATCAGGTGGACGGGTACACCTGCACCTGCGAGCCTGGGTACACTGGGAAACAGTGTCAGCACACCATCGACGATTGTTCGTCGGACCCTTGCCAGAACGGAGGAACCTGCTTGGACCAGCTGGAAGGATTCGTGTGCAAGTGCAGGCCAGGATTCGTCGGTCTTCAATGCGAGGCGGAGCTGGACGAGTGCCTCAGCGACCCTTGCAGCCCTGTCGGGACGGACCGCTGCGTCGACCTTGACAACACCTTCGTCTGTCACTGCCGCGAAGGCTACACTGGCGCTGCTTGCGAGATTAACATCGACGACTGTGCCTCTGGGCCCTGCTTGAACGGCGCCACTTGCAGGGACGAGGTCGGAGGGTTCAAGTGCGCGTGCCCCGAGGGATGGACAGGTGTCCACTGCGAGATCGACGTGGGCATGTGTCAGAACCATCCCTGCCAGAACGACGCGGCCTGCGTTGACTTGTTCATGGATTACTTCTGCGT GTGTCCCTCAGGAACCGATGGCAAACAGTGCGAGACCGCCCCGGAACGCTGCATTGGCAACCCGTGCATGCACAACGGCCGCTGCCAAGACTTCGGCTCTGGACTCAACTGCACCTGTCCCGACGATTATACCGGCATCGGGTGTCAGTACGAGTACGACGCCTGTCAGGCTGGAGCCTGCAAGAACGGCGCCACTTGCGTCGACGACGGGCCTGGGTTCACTTGCGTCTGTCCACCGGGATACACAG GTAAAACGTGCGAGGAAGATATAGTTGACTGCAAAGAGAACTCGTGTCCTCCATCGGCAACCTGCATTGATCTCACTGGGAAATTCTTCTGTCAGTGCCCGTTCAACTTAACTGGAGATGACTGTAGGAAAT CGATCCAAGTGGACTACGACCTGTACTTCAGCGACCCGGCTCGCAGCAGCGCGGCACAGGTGATTCCGTTCTTCACGGGCGGGAGCAAGAGCTTAACTGTGGCCATGTGGGTGCAGTACATCCAAAAGGATGAAGCAGGAATCTTCTTCACACTTTACGCTGTTAG CTCTCCGCACGTGCCAACAAACCGCAGGCTGATGATCCAGGCGCACAGCAATGGCGTGCAAGTGTCCCTGTTCCATGACCTTCAAGATGTCTATCTTCCGTTCAGAGAGTACGCAACGATCAACGACGGCCAATGGCATCACGTCGCTGTGGTATGGAACGGTGACAACGGCGGTGAACTGATCCTAATTACCGAAGGTCTTATTGCTAGCAAGACCGAGGGCTATGGCAGCGGTAGATCTCTGCCAGCATA CGCCTGGGCTGTCCTCGGGAAGCCGCAAAGCGAGAACTCGAAGGGCTACACCGAGTCTGGGTTCCAAGGTCACCTGACCAAGGTCCAGATCTGGAGCCGAGCCCTGCACGTGACCAACGAGATACAAAAACAGGTCCGAGACTGTCGCACCGAGCCGGTCCTCTATCAAGGCCTGGTGCTGACTTGGGCTGGTTACGACGAAACGGTTGGAGGCGTTGAGAGGGTGGTACCGTCTCACTGTGGACAAAGGGTGTGTCCGCCTGGCTACGGCGGTAGCAAGTGCCAGCAACTGGAGTCCGACAAGATCCCACCCAAGGTGGACCACTGTCCGGGTGATCTATGGGTGATCGCGAAGAACGGATCGTCCATTGTCACCTGGGATGAGCCGCGGTTTATCGACAACGTCGGGATAGCGAGGATCCAGGAGAAGAACGGGCACAAGTCTGGCCAGACCTTGATGTGGGGAACCTACGACATCAGCTACGTTGCTTACGACCAGGCTGGCAACTCTGCCAGCTGCAATTTCAAGGTTTACGTGCTCT CTGACTTCTGCCCCGAGCTGGCCGACCCGATCGGAGGCACCCAACAGTGCAAAGACTGGGGCTCTGGTGGACAGTTCAAGGTCTGCGAGATCTTCTGCAATTCCGGACTCAGATTCTCGCAGGAGGTACCCAAGTTCTATACCTGCGGAGCCGAGGGCTTCTGGAGGCCTACCAATGACCCATCTCTTCCGCTGATCTATCCTGCTTGCACAA GTGCGACGCCGGCTCAGCGCGTCTTCAGGATCAAGATGAACTTCCCGACGTCGGTTCTATGCAACGAAGCCGGCCAGGGCGTGCTGAAGAAGAAAGTCAGGGACGCCGTGAACTCGCTGAACAGGGACTGGAACTTCTGTTCGTACTCTTTCGAAG GGACTCGCGAGTGCAAGGACTTGAATATCGACGTGCAATGCGACCATCGTGCACGCACTACCCGCGAGACCAACGAAGAAGACGGCGGCACCTACATCATTTCCGCTGTAGTTCCAGCAGAATC CGATCCGATTTTGAACGCGAACTCGAACGAGAGAGCAACGGTGCAGACCTTGTTGGAGAGACTGATCCTGGAAGAAGACCAGTTCGATGTGCACGACATTCTGCCTAACACGGTTCCCGACCCGGCATCGTTGACTCTGGAGTCGGACTATGACTGCCCTGTTGGACAAGTGGTTATGGCACCCGACTGTG TGCCCTGCGCCGTGGGAACCTACTACGACGAGGAGTCGAAGCAGTGTCTGTCCTGTCCAATCGGCAGCTACCAAAGCGAGTCGGGCCAGCTGAAGTGCAGTTCCTGCCCCGTGATCGCGGGACGTCCAAGCGTGACGGTTGGTCCAGGAGCTCGAAGCGCAGCGGACTGCAAGGAACGTTGTCCAGCCGGGAAGTACTACGACGACGTGGCCGGTTTGTGCCGGAACTGCGGCCACGGTTTCTACCAGCCGAACGAGGGCAGCTTCTCGTGCCTGCTCTGTGGCCTCGGGAAGACGACCAGGACAGCGGAAGCTGTGTCCCGCGAGGAATGCAGAGACGAGTGCGGATCGGGCCAGCAATTGGCCGTCGAAGGGAAATGCGAGCCTTGTCCGCGCGGAAGCTACCGCACGCAAGGCGTGCAAGCTGCTTGCCAGTCCTGCCCCTTGGGCAGAACGACGCCAAACATGGGATCTGCGTCGATAGAAGAGTGCTCTCTCCCTGTCTGCGACCCGGGAACTTATCTGAACGGTACCCTGAACGAGTGCATGCAGTGCAAAAAGGGCATGTACCAGTCCGAGCCGCAGCAGACCTTCTGCATACCTTGTCCGCCCAACACCAGCACCAAGGGAGCTGCAGCT ACCAGCAAAGCAGACTGCACGAACCCCTGCGAAACCAGCGACGCGGAGATGCACTGCGACGCGAATGCATACTGCCTGCTGATCCCGGAGACCAGCGACTTCAAGTGCGAGTGCAAGCCAGGCTACAACGGGACCGGCACAGAGTGCACGGACGTTTGCATGGGCTACTGCGACAACGAAGGGGCGTGCTTGAAGGACTCACGGGGCCAGCCGTCTTGCAGATGCAGCGGCAGCTTCACCGGCAAACGCTGCACCGAGAAGTCCGAGTTCTTCTACATCACCGGAGGCATCGCCGGTGGTGTCATTCTGATCATCTTCGTCGTCCTCTTAGTATGGATGATCTGCGTCAG AGCTTCTCGCAAGAAGGAGCCCAAGAAGATGCTGACTCCAGCCACCGATCAGAACGGCTCGCAAGTGAACTTCTACTATGGCGCGCCAACACCGTATGCGGAGTCGATCGCA